The following coding sequences are from one Streptomyces sp. NBC_01485 window:
- a CDS encoding SpoIIE family protein phosphatase, whose product MIPLSVAWDAIGGLVDAHERFLAGARVDSDVRDSVLDSWKRCRYAGVEPDRLLSPYASDLALDHRFLHAVEPVLKRLTVSLAEMNTTIALCDGQARMVERYGGDRKLRARLDGVNFAPGFDASERAAGTNGVGTALAGRSPVYVAGREHFADCLQPFACAGAPIRNPLSGRIEAVLDLTCLRDDGDPAMMRLVREAVRDVEARLLEQATERERALLTAYRRADRHAHDGDGGGWPPQPESRLQPLPAPPGHRATHDGSALGPIDLAVLREKAEELIATPHRTLDEVVLSGGRTATLLRRQVRGAAGETGVVVEARVLGGPRLRHTGPAVTPVVDVPVTNASVVDVPVAPSPSSTRTPKPPSPSLPSPPSPPSPPSPPSPPSPQPTRTPPVVLRAVPAPPPASLTAPAPPESTDGDAAADADAWLLLVGEPGVGRLAVLARRRLELLHDAGVRIGTTLDVARTAEELTEVAVPRFADFAAVDLPDSVLLGEEPGLLGADTPLRRVALGAVHEESWLYGVGAAVRYVSSTPQARALEGRQPVLEPELTVDGGWVAQDPARGERAIRAGIHSLIAVPLRARGAILGVAVFYRSEQPAPFEDDDLSLAQELAGRAAICIDNARRYTRERNTALALQRSLLPRGRSEQNAVEVAYRYLPAQAGVGGDWFDVIPLSGARVALVVGDVVGHGLHAAATMGRLRTAVHNFCALDLAPDELLTHLDDLVGRLDRGEGWAVENTHQDSGIVGATCLYAVYDPVTRRCTLTRAGHPVPAVVGPDGTVDFVDLPPGPPLGLGGMPFETVELELAEGSQLVLYTDGLIEDRLRDIDVGMDRLRTVLACVDRAPEDTCEAVLDALLPARPNDDVALLVARTRALGPDQVAEWPVPRDPAFVSRARAAVIDQLAAWGLDELAYTTELVASELVTNAIRHATGPVHLRLLRDRALICEVSDGSSISPRLRRARTEDEGGRGLFLVAQLTERWGTRYTADGKIIWTEQPLP is encoded by the coding sequence GTGATCCCGTTGTCCGTCGCCTGGGACGCCATCGGTGGGCTCGTCGATGCCCACGAGCGGTTTCTGGCCGGTGCGCGGGTCGACTCGGATGTTCGGGACTCGGTACTCGACTCATGGAAGCGGTGCCGGTACGCAGGGGTCGAGCCGGACCGGCTGCTGAGTCCGTACGCCTCGGACCTGGCCCTGGACCACCGGTTCCTGCACGCTGTCGAGCCGGTGCTGAAGCGGCTGACGGTGTCGCTCGCCGAGATGAACACGACCATCGCGCTCTGCGACGGGCAGGCCCGGATGGTCGAGCGGTACGGCGGGGACCGCAAGCTGCGCGCCCGCCTCGACGGCGTGAACTTCGCCCCCGGGTTCGACGCCTCCGAGCGGGCCGCCGGTACGAACGGCGTCGGCACCGCGCTCGCCGGGCGCAGCCCCGTCTACGTCGCCGGCCGTGAGCACTTCGCCGACTGTCTGCAACCGTTCGCCTGCGCGGGCGCGCCCATCCGCAACCCCCTCAGCGGCCGTATCGAGGCCGTCCTCGACCTCACCTGCCTGCGCGACGACGGCGACCCCGCGATGATGCGGCTGGTCCGTGAAGCCGTCCGGGACGTCGAGGCGCGGCTGCTGGAGCAGGCCACGGAGCGGGAGCGGGCGCTGCTCACCGCGTACCGGCGGGCCGACCGGCACGCGCACGACGGTGACGGCGGCGGCTGGCCGCCTCAGCCCGAGTCCCGGCTCCAGCCCTTGCCGGCCCCGCCCGGCCACCGGGCCACCCACGACGGCAGCGCGCTCGGCCCGATCGACCTGGCGGTGCTGCGCGAGAAGGCCGAGGAACTGATCGCCACCCCGCACCGCACACTCGACGAAGTGGTGCTGTCCGGCGGCCGGACCGCCACCCTGCTGCGCCGCCAGGTCAGAGGAGCGGCGGGTGAGACGGGTGTGGTCGTCGAGGCCCGTGTTCTCGGCGGCCCGCGCCTGCGCCATACGGGACCTGCCGTCACGCCGGTCGTGGACGTCCCGGTCACGAACGCCTCGGTCGTGGACGTCCCGGTCGCGCCCTCGCCCTCCTCGACGCGGACGCCGAAGCCGCCGTCACCGTCACTGCCGTCACCGCCGTCACCGCCGTCACCGCCGTCACCGCCGTCACCGCCGTCTCCGCAGCCGACCCGGACGCCCCCTGTCGTCCTCCGTGCCGTCCCCGCACCGCCCCCGGCCTCGCTGACCGCCCCCGCGCCCCCGGAGTCCACCGACGGTGACGCTGCCGCCGACGCCGACGCGTGGCTGCTTCTCGTCGGCGAACCCGGTGTCGGGCGGCTCGCCGTGCTGGCCCGCAGGCGGCTGGAGCTGCTGCACGACGCCGGGGTCCGGATCGGCACCACCCTGGACGTCGCCCGCACCGCCGAGGAACTGACCGAGGTCGCCGTCCCCCGCTTCGCCGACTTCGCCGCCGTCGACCTGCCCGACTCCGTGCTGCTCGGCGAGGAGCCGGGGCTGCTCGGCGCGGACACCCCGCTGCGCCGGGTCGCGCTGGGGGCCGTGCACGAGGAGTCCTGGCTGTACGGGGTCGGTGCCGCCGTCCGGTACGTCTCCTCGACGCCGCAGGCCCGCGCCCTGGAGGGCAGGCAGCCCGTGCTCGAACCCGAGCTGACCGTGGACGGCGGCTGGGTCGCGCAGGACCCCGCGCGCGGGGAGCGGGCGATCAGGGCGGGCATCCACTCCCTGATCGCCGTGCCGCTGCGGGCCCGGGGCGCGATCCTCGGCGTCGCCGTCTTCTACCGCTCCGAGCAGCCCGCGCCCTTCGAGGACGACGACCTGTCGCTCGCCCAGGAACTGGCCGGACGTGCGGCGATCTGCATCGACAACGCCCGCCGCTACACACGCGAACGCAACACCGCGCTCGCCCTCCAGCGCAGCCTGCTCCCGCGCGGGCGGTCCGAGCAGAACGCCGTCGAGGTCGCCTACCGCTATCTGCCCGCGCAGGCCGGGGTGGGCGGGGACTGGTTCGACGTCATCCCGCTGTCCGGCGCGCGGGTGGCGCTGGTGGTGGGGGACGTCGTCGGTCATGGTCTGCACGCCGCCGCCACCATGGGACGGCTGCGTACCGCCGTACACAACTTCTGCGCGCTCGACCTCGCGCCCGACGAACTCCTCACCCACCTAGACGACCTGGTCGGACGGCTGGACCGGGGCGAGGGCTGGGCCGTGGAGAACACCCACCAGGACTCGGGGATCGTCGGCGCGACCTGTCTGTACGCCGTCTACGACCCGGTGACCCGGCGCTGCACCCTGACCCGCGCCGGGCACCCGGTTCCGGCGGTCGTCGGTCCCGACGGCACGGTGGACTTCGTCGACCTGCCGCCGGGGCCGCCGCTCGGGCTCGGCGGGATGCCCTTCGAGACCGTCGAGCTGGAACTGGCCGAGGGCAGCCAACTGGTGCTCTACACCGACGGGTTGATCGAGGACCGGCTCCGGGACATCGACGTCGGCATGGACCGGCTCCGCACCGTCCTGGCCTGCGTCGACCGGGCGCCGGAGGACACCTGCGAGGCGGTCCTCGACGCCCTGCTCCCCGCCCGGCCGAACGACGACGTGGCCCTGCTGGTCGCCCGTACGCGCGCGTTGGGGCCCGACCAGGTCGCCGAGTGGCCCGTGCCCCGCGACCCGGCGTTCGTCTCCCGGGCCCGCGCGGCGGTCATCGACCAGCTCGCCGCCTGGGGCCTCGACGAACTGGCCTACACCACCGAACTCGTGGCCAGCGAACTGGTCACCAACGCCATCCGCCACGCCACCGGCCCCGTCCACCTCCGCCTCCTCCGCGACCGCGCCCTGATCTGCGAGGTCTCGGACGGCAGCAGCATCTCGCCGCGACTGCGCCGCGCCCGCACCGAGGACGAGGGCGGCCGGGGCCTCTTCCTCGTCGCCCAGCTCACCGAACGCTGGGGCACCCGCTACACGGCCGACGGCAAGATCATCTGGACGGAACAGCCTTTGCCCTGA